In Deinococcus irradiatisoli, the genomic stretch GGCGAGGACGAGGTCTACGGCGAGATCGTGCGGGTGCTGGGCAACGAGGACGACCCGGCCACCGAGACCCAGGCGGTGATCGTCAAGTACGGTCTGCGCGACGAATTCCCCGACGACGTGCTACGCGAGGCCGAGCGCATTCCGCGTCAGGTACCGGAAGAAGCGTTGCGCGGACGGCTCGATCTGCGCGACTACAACATCTTCACGGTGGACGGCAGCGACGCCAAGGACTTCGACGACGCCATTCACATCCAGGCCACCCCCGAAGGTACCTTCGTGGTGGGCGTGCACATCGCCGACGTGAGTCACTACGTGCGGCCCGGCACGCCGCTCGACGAGGAGGCCTATGCCCGCGCCACCAGCGTGTACCTGCCGGGCGCGGTGCTGCCGATGCTGCCCGAGCACCTCAGCAACGGGGTGTGCAGCCTGGTGCCGGGTGAAGACCGGCTGACCATGAGCGCCATGCTCGAACTCTCCGGCGACGGCGAGATCCTGACCGCCGCCTTCACGCCCAGCGTGATTCGCAGCAAGGCCCGGCTCACCTACGACGAGGTGCAGGCCTACTCGGAAGCGGTGGCGACCCTACAGGGCGACGCCCGCGTGCTGGAAGGTGACCTGCACCTACTGCTCAAGATCACCGCCAAGCTGCGCCAGAAGCGGCTGCGCGAAGGCAGCCTGGATTTCAAGCTGCGCGAAGTCAAGGTGGACGTGGGCAAAGACGGCCACATGCAGCTGATCCCGATCCGCGAGGAAACGGCGCGCGGCATGATCGAGGACCTGATGCTGCTCGCCAACAAAGCGGTGGCACATTTCCTGCTGGAAAAGAACGTGCCGACGCTCTTCCGCATTCACGAGGAGCCGACGCTGGCCCGCTTCCAGGAAGTCACCGGGGCGATCGGGCGCATGGGGCTGGCCTTCCCCGGCGGCGAGCCGACCCCGCAGGCGTACCAGGCGGTGCTCAAGGCCGTGCGCGGCACCGGCCAGGAAAGCGCCGTGAACACGCTGCTCCTGCGCAGCATGCAGCAGGCCAAGTACGCCGAGGAGAACCTGGGCCACTTCGGTCTGGCCTTCGAGGAATACCTGCACTTCACCTCGCCGATCCGGCGCTATCCGGACCTGCTGGTTCACCGGGCGCTCAAGGCGGCGCTCGACGGCCCGGTGTCCGACCGGCAACGGGGCGACCTGGCCGCGCCGCTGGCCGAGCAGGGCCGCCACACCTCCGAGCGCGAGCGCACGGCGGCCGAGGCCGAGCGCGACCTGACCAAGTACTATCAGGCCAAGTGGGCGCAGGAACATCTCGGCGAGAGTTTCGAGGGCCGGGTTTCCGGCGTGATCGCCTCGGGCCTGTTCGTGGTGCTCGAAAACGGGGTGGAAGGACGGCTACACATCTCCAACCTCGACGACGACTACTACTTCTACATCGAAGACGCCAGCATTCTCAAAGGCCGCACCAGTGGCCGCATCTACCGCATCGGCGAGAACATCGAAGTGACGATCAGCAGCGTCAACCCGCTCGCCCGGCAAATCGATTTCACACAGGAGAACACCATGGACGGCAACGACAACCGCCCCCGCGCCCGGCGACGCGAGGACCGCGAAGCGCAGAAGCGCGAGAAACTCAGCAGCTTTTTGCCGCGCAAAGACGGCGATCCCGAGACCCCGGCCAGCGCGGCCCCGGATCAGTCGGGCCAGCCGCAGGCGCCGCGCCGTGAAGCCCAGCCCAGCGGCCAGAACGGCCCGCGCCGTGAGGGCGGGCGCCCGGAGCGGCCCAACGAGCGTCCGCGCCGCGACGGTCCCGGCGGTTATCAGCGCGCCAGCGGAGGCTTTCGCCGGCGGGTGGTGACGCTCGACCGTCCGCGCAACGAGCACCTGCGCCCGGTCAACGTCACGGTGCAGCGGATGTACTTCGGCGACTGGACCCTCGACAACATGCCGCCGGAAGAAGGGCAGGGCGGCCAGGACTCGCCGCGCCAGCAGGGCGGCACCTTCCGGGGGCGCAGCGCCCCGGCCTCCGGACCGCGCGGCGGCGAGCGTCCCCGCAGTGGCGGCCAGGGCAACGCTCAGGGCCGCCGTCCGCAGCAGGCCGCCCGGCCGCAGCAGCCGCAAAGCGAGGTCCCGGCGGCCTCCGCGCCCGGTGAGAGCGCCGCCAGCGACGACGCCCGCCGCCGCCGCCGCCGCCGGGGCCGCCGGGGTGGCAACGGCCCGAGCAGCTGAGCGCCGCTGAAATTTACTTTTCCTCAGCCCGGTTCAGCCGGGCTTTTTGCCGCCCTGGCGACCCGCCGCGTCATTTCCGGTGCTTGAAGACCGCCAGGTGCAGATGGTCGGTCAACGTGTCTCGCCCGCCTGGGGGCGGCAGGGCGTAGGTGCGGGCGAGGGTGGCGGCGTCCTGAGGGCTCAGGGCGACGGGCAGGCGAGTGTCGAGGCGCTCGAAGGCCCAGCCCGCCAGTTGCCGGGCCGTGAGGGCATCCGCACCGGGAGATGGCGGGCCGTACCGCGACCAGAACGCCGCCAGATGGGCCGCGCCCTGCACGGCCACGATCAACGTTCCATCGGGCCGGAGCACGCGCCGGGCCTCGGCCAGCGCCCGGCCAGGGTCCGCCGAATGCAGCAGCGACCGCACCATAAACACGGCGCCGAAGTGCCCGTCGGGAAACGGCAGCGCTTCGGCCCGGCCGAGCTGCACGTCCGGCCCCGCCCGAGGGTCCAGGCCCACCAGCCGGCCGGCGGCGCCCCGCTCCCTCAGCAGGGTGAGCAGCGCCCCATTTCCGGCCCCGATATCGAGCACGTCGGCGTCGGCCGACAGCTGCACAGCGCCGAGCAGCGGCTGGTACGGCCAGAGCTGCCCACACCGCCGCGAAAGCAGCGCGTCGCGCTCGCCCAAAGCGTCCACGCCTGAAGATAGAACATAAAAAAGAGCGCCGTAGCGCTCCTCCACTTCTATGGTGCTGGGTTTTCAGCCCGTGATCAGCGATTCGTTCTTGTCCTCGCGGTCCTCGACGATCTTGCCCAGAATGAAGAAAGTCGGGGCCCAGTGGCCGGTGAACAGGCCGTCGTTGCGCTTCTCCTCTTCGCCCGCATTCTCGGTGCCGCCGGACTTGCCCTTGAGGTAGTTGACGGCCGACACAGCGATGGAAACGAATCCCAGAATATAGAAAATGTTCGAAACTTTCATCTTGCTCCTCCCGAACCCGCCGCTTGGCAAGGTGATCTGGGAAGTAGCTTGCAATGCCCCCCTGCCGCGAACGGTGGCTTCGCTCTCCTTCTAAGCGCCTGCTCAGAACAGGCCAAGGCCGGCTCAAGCCTCGCTCAATACTTGGTGATCAGAGTTCCATCCGGGTCTTCAGAAAGTTGGTCATCACGGCGCCGCGTTTGTAGAACGGGTTGTCCATGATGCGGATGTACAGCGGAATGGTCGTTTTGGGACCTCCGATGACCGATTCCTGCAGGGCGCGTTTCATGCGGGCGATGGCCTGATCACGGCTCTCGTGCCAGACGATCAGCTTGCCAATGAGCGAGTCGTAGTGCGGCGGAATGGCGTAGCCCTCGTAGACGTGGCTGTCCACCCGCACGCCGGGGCCACCGGGAAAGTAGACTTCCTCAATCTTGCCGGCTGCCGGGCGGAAATCCTTGTCAGGGTCCTCGGCGTTGAGGCGGCACTCGATGGCGTGCC encodes the following:
- the rnr gene encoding ribonuclease R; translation: MPRKKQERIAPIASDAAPEQTQTNEVPVKTRRRTTKPVLSLPVEPTAEPAETSPSAAPVSAKPRRQRKAAPSPAEPVAEAPVSLAQDPSPQDMPTPEPTVGRQPARATRPGKKSAAAPESGPSDSAEVSGAAPTPKTTRRSKKAPVSAEPDSPVVEAKAPEQTPEPEPTASPAPVSSNVEASGEAVPELPTPEAPAKRKPGRPRRTPVEVPAPIAAAPASPEPTQPEPEASASPVTTRPQRGAHRGRRPAADAGDVQPEAAQAGTDQGEAQTPPPVTLLTDAQTGEDIAELESGAEPQAATNVSPPLPRKRGRPAREKAPSARRELPVQEDTAEQAAAPATPPATSGAHTVSDEARELIIQQLRKLGRPVHVRDFERTFTRQGREKLGVRRDLAGLLEDLTASGDVIRTRRHTYGLPEAMNLVRGRFQASSAGFGFVIPDSGGDDFYIREGETLEAWNGDIVLIRPEGRGSNDRYSDRSNERGGNRGGNRRNDSPRAAVVRIVKRAYSQLVGSLDHQQTYAFLKPDDHRARHRIMLMPGGTEALPNGARVVAQLFWPEHTGEDEVYGEIVRVLGNEDDPATETQAVIVKYGLRDEFPDDVLREAERIPRQVPEEALRGRLDLRDYNIFTVDGSDAKDFDDAIHIQATPEGTFVVGVHIADVSHYVRPGTPLDEEAYARATSVYLPGAVLPMLPEHLSNGVCSLVPGEDRLTMSAMLELSGDGEILTAAFTPSVIRSKARLTYDEVQAYSEAVATLQGDARVLEGDLHLLLKITAKLRQKRLREGSLDFKLREVKVDVGKDGHMQLIPIREETARGMIEDLMLLANKAVAHFLLEKNVPTLFRIHEEPTLARFQEVTGAIGRMGLAFPGGEPTPQAYQAVLKAVRGTGQESAVNTLLLRSMQQAKYAEENLGHFGLAFEEYLHFTSPIRRYPDLLVHRALKAALDGPVSDRQRGDLAAPLAEQGRHTSERERTAAEAERDLTKYYQAKWAQEHLGESFEGRVSGVIASGLFVVLENGVEGRLHISNLDDDYYFYIEDASILKGRTSGRIYRIGENIEVTISSVNPLARQIDFTQENTMDGNDNRPRARRREDREAQKREKLSSFLPRKDGDPETPASAAPDQSGQPQAPRREAQPSGQNGPRREGGRPERPNERPRRDGPGGYQRASGGFRRRVVTLDRPRNEHLRPVNVTVQRMYFGDWTLDNMPPEEGQGGQDSPRQQGGTFRGRSAPASGPRGGERPRSGGQGNAQGRRPQQAARPQQPQSEVPAASAPGESAASDDARRRRRRRGRRGGNGPSS
- a CDS encoding class I SAM-dependent methyltransferase; translation: MDALGERDALLSRRCGQLWPYQPLLGAVQLSADADVLDIGAGNGALLTLLRERGAAGRLVGLDPRAGPDVQLGRAEALPFPDGHFGAVFMVRSLLHSADPGRALAEARRVLRPDGTLIVAVQGAAHLAAFWSRYGPPSPGADALTARQLAGWAFERLDTRLPVALSPQDAATLARTYALPPPGGRDTLTDHLHLAVFKHRK